From a region of the Deinococcus terrestris genome:
- a CDS encoding carbohydrate ABC transporter permease, which yields MTTPLPSRPTAAPARPGRGLQASRTRVALLLLVPMLLVLAAVAGYPLLRTIYLSFTEYNILTDPAPRWIGLGNYWFTTEDGVGLGVLQIPEWWQSVWNTVKFTVGSVLLETVLGLAFALIINSKIRGRGLMRTAILVPWAIPTVVSAQMWNWMYNDSFGIISSWGQSLGFLQAGESFLSNPDTALAALVAVDVWKTTPFMALLLLAGLQTIPDDMYEAADVDGANKWTQFWRLTLPLLTPALLVALIFRTLDALRVFDMPYIVKGNAPETITMSIYARQELILNSQFGFGSAISVLIFLIIMVFTAIYVTSLRVKFD from the coding sequence ATGACCACTCCCCTCCCCTCCCGCCCCACGGCGGCCCCCGCGCGTCCGGGCCGGGGCCTGCAGGCCAGCCGCACGCGCGTGGCGCTGCTGCTGCTGGTGCCCATGCTGCTGGTGCTGGCCGCCGTTGCCGGGTACCCGCTGCTGCGGACGATCTATCTCTCGTTTACCGAGTACAACATCCTGACCGATCCGGCCCCGAGGTGGATCGGGCTGGGCAACTACTGGTTCACCACCGAAGACGGGGTGGGCCTGGGCGTGCTGCAAATCCCCGAGTGGTGGCAGTCGGTGTGGAACACGGTCAAGTTCACGGTGGGCAGCGTGCTGCTCGAAACCGTGCTGGGGCTGGCCTTCGCGCTGATCATCAATTCCAAGATCCGGGGCCGGGGCCTGATGCGCACCGCGATCCTGGTGCCCTGGGCGATTCCGACGGTGGTGAGCGCCCAGATGTGGAACTGGATGTACAACGACTCGTTCGGGATTATCTCGTCGTGGGGGCAGAGCCTGGGCTTCTTGCAGGCGGGCGAGTCCTTCCTGAGCAACCCCGACACGGCGCTCGCGGCGCTGGTCGCGGTGGACGTGTGGAAGACCACCCCCTTCATGGCGCTGCTGCTGCTGGCCGGGCTCCAGACCATCCCGGACGACATGTACGAGGCCGCCGACGTGGACGGGGCGAACAAGTGGACCCAGTTCTGGCGGCTGACGCTGCCGCTGCTGACGCCCGCCCTCTTGGTCGCTCTGATCTTCCGCACGCTGGACGCGCTGCGGGTGTTCGACATGCCCTACATCGTGAAGGGGAATGCCCCGGAAACGATCACCATGAGCATCTATGCCCGGCAGGAGCTGATCCTGAACTCGCAGTTCGGGTTCGGCAGTGCGATCAGCGTGCTGATTTTCCTGATCATCATGGTGTTCACGGCGATCTACGTGACCAGCCTGCGCGTGAAGTTTGACTGA
- a CDS encoding carbohydrate ABC transporter permease, with amino-acid sequence MNSKNPLVRTVTLVLFWLVVAAVLFYVLFPFYWAIKTSLTSSARLSAEALQWVPSTLSFQNFRDVFTVAPFGRNLLNSVVVATGTVLLSLLLSVLAAYALGKFRFQGKTILMYLILAVSVFPQIAVLSGLYTMIQTFGLYNSWGGLILSYMIFTLPFTVWTLTAFVREIPTELEEAAYVDGASPLQTLFRVLLPVMTPALVTTGLLAFINAWNEFLFALTFTTDATAATVPPAIANFTGASQYESPFGLTMAASVIVTIPLIILVLVFQRNIVSGLTAGAVKG; translated from the coding sequence ATGAATTCCAAGAATCCACTGGTCCGCACCGTCACCCTGGTCCTCTTCTGGCTGGTCGTGGCGGCCGTGCTGTTTTACGTCCTCTTTCCCTTCTACTGGGCGATCAAGACCAGCCTGACGAGTTCGGCCCGGCTCTCGGCCGAGGCGCTGCAATGGGTCCCCAGCACCCTCAGCTTCCAGAATTTCCGGGACGTCTTCACGGTCGCCCCCTTCGGCCGCAACCTGCTCAACAGCGTGGTGGTGGCGACGGGCACGGTGCTGCTGAGCCTGCTGCTCTCGGTGCTGGCGGCCTACGCGCTGGGCAAGTTTCGCTTTCAGGGCAAGACCATCCTGATGTACCTGATTCTGGCGGTGAGCGTCTTTCCGCAGATCGCGGTGCTGTCGGGGCTGTACACCATGATCCAGACCTTCGGCCTGTACAACTCGTGGGGCGGGCTGATCCTGTCGTACATGATCTTCACGCTGCCCTTCACGGTCTGGACCCTGACCGCCTTCGTGCGCGAGATTCCCACCGAACTGGAGGAGGCGGCCTACGTGGACGGCGCCTCGCCGCTGCAAACCCTCTTCCGGGTGCTGCTCCCGGTGATGACTCCGGCGCTGGTCACAACGGGCCTGCTCGCCTTCATCAATGCCTGGAACGAGTTCCTGTTCGCGCTGACCTTCACGACCGATGCCACGGCCGCGACGGTCCCGCCCGCCATCGCCAACTTCACCGGGGCCTCGCAGTACGAGAGCCCCTTCGGCCTGACGATGGCCGCCTCGGTGATCGTGACGATCCCGCTGATCATCCTGGTGCTGGTGTTCCAGCGCAATATCGTCTCCGGCCTGACGGCGGGGGCGGTCAAGGGCTGA
- a CDS encoding DUF3084 domain-containing protein, translated as MLWLFLPFVVLLSGVVAYSADTIARKVGRKHLRLFGLRPKTTALVVAVLAGMGISAASLGAFLLLNRSAVNTIAQADQLRPQINALREEVEGVQVELQAAQRERDQARRAAEALQRERVQAQASLQEAQAALRTAQQARDTAQADRARAQEQARSLQTRVTELTALGRTLEARAEESRAALAASESQLADSRERARALDAQVETLGNEVAALDRRAASAEAAAGEAQARADAAQTRAEAAQSRVTVLNRQVDALEIAREEVQAQRDAATRERDAARQARSAAEAGRAQAEAARTQAQQARDRLAAERQTLIAARDRLQAERDAAARARDAAVQARASAVAARDAATRQRDEVAAERDRLARERDSAARERDALARERDTLAAERARLVTERDAAARELASLRTQQAELRAANETLGRDLASARSSLDQLQDEFSSARDELSASRSADLAYPKNDLVYAGVVPGVRNLDTFLQSAAAAAADRGAKGTPPARLNAAARERLEISLRGLNASAFVQCRAANNTAVGFPVDLTCAARPNTVLYRSGQTIRRATVTLGDPRTVQNQVQDLVQDTVIHLTTRGVPAEYITNGGLGVNEFVDLLTRLGSRSGQSAAVAIAAREDVRPGGRVDLYPVLP; from the coding sequence GTGCTGTGGCTGTTCCTGCCCTTCGTGGTGCTGCTGTCGGGCGTGGTCGCCTATTCGGCCGACACCATCGCCCGCAAGGTGGGCCGCAAACACCTGCGCCTCTTCGGGCTGCGGCCCAAGACAACCGCGCTCGTCGTGGCGGTGCTCGCGGGCATGGGCATCAGCGCGGCGAGCCTGGGCGCCTTCCTGCTGCTCAACCGCTCCGCCGTGAACACCATCGCGCAGGCCGATCAGCTCCGGCCCCAGATCAACGCGCTACGGGAAGAGGTCGAGGGCGTGCAGGTCGAGTTACAGGCCGCCCAGCGTGAGCGTGACCAGGCGCGGCGGGCCGCCGAGGCCCTCCAGCGGGAGCGGGTGCAGGCGCAGGCCAGTCTGCAAGAGGCCCAGGCAGCGCTGAGGACCGCCCAGCAGGCCCGCGACACCGCCCAGGCCGACCGCGCCCGCGCCCAGGAGCAGGCCCGCTCCCTGCAAACGCGGGTGACCGAACTCACCGCCCTGGGCCGTACCCTCGAGGCCCGCGCCGAGGAGAGCCGCGCCGCGTTGGCCGCCTCCGAGAGCCAGCTTGCCGACAGCCGCGAGCGTGCCCGTGCCCTTGACGCGCAGGTGGAAACGCTGGGGAACGAGGTCGCGGCCCTCGACCGCCGCGCCGCCAGTGCCGAGGCCGCCGCTGGGGAAGCCCAGGCCCGCGCCGACGCCGCTCAGACGCGGGCTGAGGCGGCTCAGTCGCGCGTGACGGTGCTCAACCGTCAGGTCGACGCCCTGGAAATCGCCCGCGAGGAGGTGCAGGCCCAGCGCGACGCGGCCACCCGCGAGCGCGACGCCGCCCGTCAGGCCCGCTCGGCGGCCGAGGCGGGCCGTGCCCAGGCCGAAGCCGCCCGCACCCAGGCTCAGCAGGCCCGCGACCGCCTCGCCGCCGAGCGCCAGACCTTGATCGCTGCCCGCGACCGCCTGCAGGCCGAACGGGATGCCGCCGCCCGCGCACGGGACGCCGCCGTTCAGGCCCGCGCCTCCGCCGTCGCCGCCCGCGACGCAGCCACTCGCCAGCGCGACGAGGTTGCCGCCGAGCGCGACCGCCTCGCCCGCGAACGCGACAGCGCCGCCCGCGAACGGGACGCCCTGGCCCGCGAACGCGACACGCTGGCCGCCGAACGTGCCCGGCTGGTGACCGAGCGCGACGCGGCGGCCCGCGAACTCGCCAGCCTGCGGACCCAGCAGGCCGAGCTGCGGGCCGCCAACGAGACGCTCGGCCGCGACCTCGCCAGCGCCCGCAGCAGCCTCGACCAGCTTCAGGATGAGTTTTCCAGCGCCCGAGACGAACTCAGCGCCAGCCGCAGCGCCGACCTCGCCTATCCCAAGAATGACCTCGTGTACGCCGGGGTCGTGCCGGGGGTCCGCAACCTCGACACCTTTCTCCAGAGCGCGGCGGCGGCAGCGGCGGACCGGGGCGCCAAGGGCACGCCGCCTGCCCGCCTGAACGCGGCGGCCCGCGAGCGCCTGGAAATCAGCCTGCGTGGGCTGAACGCCAGCGCCTTCGTGCAGTGCCGGGCCGCCAACAACACGGCGGTGGGCTTTCCGGTCGACCTCACCTGTGCCGCCCGGCCCAACACCGTCCTGTACCGGAGCGGGCAGACCATACGCCGGGCGACCGTCACCCTGGGCGACCCCCGCACGGTCCAGAACCAGGTTCAGGACCTCGTGCAGGACACGGTCATTCACCTGACCACCCGGGGCGTGCCCGCCGAGTACATCACCAACGGCGGACTGGGCGTCAACGAGTTCGTGGACCTGCTGACCCGCCTGGGCAGCCGCTCCGGCCAGAGTGCTGCCGTTGCCATCGCCGCCCGCGAGGACGTGCGCCCCGGCGGGCGGGTGGACCTGTATCCGGTGCTGCCGTAA
- the lptB gene encoding LPS export ABC transporter ATP-binding protein produces MTAPAPLSVPHGVQIDFQRPELRAEGLRKSYGRRAVVRGADFTVRPGEIVALFGPNGAGKTTTFYMLVGFIRPGGGRIRLGERDVTRLPMHERARLGLGYLPQEPSAFRKLTARDNLLAILEYQGLPRAEQEARADALLAEFGLTALAGNYAYQLSGGERRRLELARALTTDPDYLLLDEPFTGVDPKSIREIQRLIRELRDRRGIGVFITDHNVRETIALTDRVYLMFDGEVKFEGTPQEFGADEDARRHYLGDDFEL; encoded by the coding sequence GTGACCGCGCCCGCCCCCCTCTCCGTCCCGCACGGCGTCCAGATCGACTTTCAGCGGCCCGAGCTGCGGGCCGAGGGCCTGCGCAAAAGCTACGGCCGCCGAGCGGTCGTGCGTGGGGCCGACTTCACCGTGCGGCCCGGCGAGATCGTGGCCCTCTTTGGGCCGAACGGGGCGGGGAAGACGACCACCTTTTACATGCTGGTGGGCTTTATCCGGCCGGGCGGGGGGCGCATCCGGCTCGGCGAGCGCGACGTGACCCGGCTGCCCATGCACGAGCGGGCGCGGCTGGGGCTGGGGTATCTCCCGCAGGAACCCAGCGCCTTTCGCAAGCTCACCGCGCGGGACAATCTGCTCGCCATCCTCGAATACCAGGGCCTGCCCCGCGCCGAGCAGGAGGCCCGCGCCGACGCGCTGCTGGCCGAGTTCGGCCTGACCGCTCTGGCCGGAAACTACGCCTACCAGCTTTCTGGCGGCGAGCGGCGGCGGCTGGAACTCGCCCGGGCGCTCACCACCGACCCCGACTACCTGCTGCTCGACGAGCCGTTTACCGGGGTGGACCCCAAGAGCATCCGCGAGATTCAGCGTCTGATCCGGGAGCTGCGCGACCGCCGAGGCATCGGGGTCTTTATCACCGACCACAACGTGCGCGAGACCATCGCGCTGACCGACCGCGTCTACCTGATGTTCGACGGCGAGGTGAAGTTCGAGGGCACCCCGCAGGAGTTCGGGGCCGACGAGGACGCCCGCCGCCACTACCTCGGCGACGACTTCGAGCTGTAG
- a CDS encoding phosphopentomutase — protein MLLTLIVLDSVGVGELPDAAAFGDAGAHTLNHTLTAAPIPLPNLARLGLSRIPTVQTSPETVPAGEVTGAFGRMREVSPGKDTSTGHWEFMGVQLEHAFQVFPDGFPPAVMDRFDAATGRGHLCNRPYSGTDVIRDYGQEHLRTGFPIVYTSADSVFQIAAHEDVVPLETLYRWCEAAREILQGEYAVARVIARPFRGEYPFERANEHRKDYSLVPPRTVLDALKDAGLDVVGIGKIPDIYAHQGFTEEIHTDNNADGLQKTLARMRQGGQGLIFTNLVDFDAKFGHRRDPAGYSAALAEFDAALPELLAAVPEGGALILVSDHGNDPTWPGTDHTREHGLLLGWHPGLTGAVDLGERATFADVGATVSEALEADWKGPGESFWTRLKG, from the coding sequence ATGCTCCTGACCCTCATCGTTCTGGATTCTGTCGGCGTAGGCGAGTTGCCCGACGCCGCCGCCTTCGGGGACGCGGGTGCCCACACCCTCAACCACACGCTCACGGCCGCGCCCATTCCCCTCCCCAACCTCGCGCGGCTGGGGCTGTCCCGCATTCCCACCGTGCAGACTTCGCCGGAGACGGTCCCGGCGGGCGAGGTGACGGGCGCTTTCGGGCGAATGCGCGAGGTCAGCCCCGGCAAGGACACCTCGACCGGGCACTGGGAGTTCATGGGCGTGCAACTCGAACACGCCTTTCAGGTCTTCCCCGACGGCTTTCCCCCCGCCGTGATGGACCGCTTCGACGCGGCGACCGGGCGCGGGCACCTGTGCAACCGACCCTACAGCGGCACGGACGTGATTCGGGACTATGGGCAAGAACACCTCCGCACCGGCTTCCCCATCGTGTACACCAGCGCCGACAGCGTGTTCCAGATCGCCGCGCACGAGGACGTGGTGCCGCTGGAGACGTTGTATCGGTGGTGCGAGGCCGCCCGCGAGATTCTTCAGGGCGAGTACGCGGTCGCGCGGGTGATCGCCCGGCCCTTCCGGGGAGAGTACCCCTTCGAGCGGGCCAACGAGCACCGCAAGGACTATTCGCTCGTGCCGCCGCGCACGGTGCTGGACGCGCTCAAGGACGCCGGGCTTGACGTGGTGGGCATCGGCAAGATTCCCGACATCTACGCGCACCAGGGCTTCACCGAGGAGATTCACACCGACAACAACGCGGACGGCCTCCAGAAGACGCTCGCGCGGATGCGGCAGGGCGGGCAGGGCCTGATCTTCACCAACCTCGTGGACTTCGACGCCAAGTTCGGCCACCGCCGCGACCCCGCCGGGTACAGCGCGGCGCTGGCCGAGTTCGACGCCGCGCTGCCGGAGCTGCTGGCCGCCGTGCCGGAAGGCGGGGCGCTGATCCTCGTCTCAGACCACGGCAACGACCCCACCTGGCCCGGCACCGACCACACCCGCGAGCACGGGCTGCTGCTGGGCTGGCACCCCGGCCTGACGGGGGCGGTGGACCTGGGCGAACGGGCCACCTTCGCGGATGTGGGGGCGACCGTCTCAGAGGCGCTGGAGGCCGACTGGAAGGGGCCGGGTGAGAGCTTCTGGACGCGGCTGAAGGGCTGA